A single region of the Oncorhynchus mykiss isolate Arlee unplaced genomic scaffold, USDA_OmykA_1.1 un_scaffold_190, whole genome shotgun sequence genome encodes:
- the LOC118947706 gene encoding uncharacterized protein LOC118947706: protein MNKEAITLKQEDDITVKEEYGNEVVKVEKEVEAFRIKKEEDAVKLKEEEDPFGVKEEDISIKEEDVLGVKNETEDPITTRDRHDYCGSSGEPQQHPDADEVEKSLSRSEHQMDNASPSSLPESPCRTSPGSTLLLGMKRLSVLLVDCRKTTGLSGTVRGGEEMKGSDLTHQKIDQQSDTEGMDEDSASDQSFDPSDSDWEPILPRCKSPTEAGPSSRTPAVSGTTPTPARPSRGVEPVTKKRRKGTSVPSAPSTSGVHMLKFLIAGRNECKRGLVRRLRCALCKKKSSVGCTTCSVTLCFTAERDCYGLWHQQRNIV from the exons ATGAATAAGGAGGCTATCACATTGAAACAAGAGgatgatattacagtgaaagaggaaTATGGGAACGAGGTTGTCAAAGTGGAAAAAGAGGTAGAAGCTTTCAGAATCAAAAAGGAGGAAGATGCCGTAAAAttgaaagaggaggaagacccTTTTGGAGTAAAAGAGGAGGATATCTCAATAAaagaggaagacgttttgggagtgaaaaATGAGACTGAAGATCCGATTaccacca GAGACAGACATGACTattgtggatcctctggggagcctcaacaacatcctgatgctgacgaagtagagaagagtctctccagatcagaacaccagatg gacaacgctagcccctcctccctcccggagtccccgTGTCGTACCTCtcccggtagcaccttactgctgggtatgaagaggttgtctgtgctgctggtggactgcaggaaaacaacagggctgagtggaactgtgagaggaggagaagagatgaaaggatcagatttgactcatcaaa AAATTGACCAACAGAGTGACACAGAAGGAATGGATGAGGACTCTGCGAGTGACCAGAGTTTTGA TCCCAGCGATTCTGATTGGGAGCCCATACTGCCAAGGTGCaaatcccccactgaagctggtccATCCAGCCGGACCCCTGCTGTCTCCGGCACCACACCTACCCCCGCCCGGCCATCAAGAGGTGTGGAGCCGGTGACAAAGAAGCGGAGGAAGGGaacctctgtcccttctgctccttcAACCAGTGGTGTGCACATGCTTAAATTCCTTATTGCAGGCAGGAATGAGTGCAAAAGGGGCTTAGTAAGGAGGCTTCGTTGTGCTCTTTGCAAAAAGAAATCCTCTGTCGGCTGCACCACCTGTTCAGTGACCCTCTGCttcacagcagaaagagactgctatgggctaTGGCATCAGCAGCGCAATATTGTGTAG